A window of Xiphophorus hellerii strain 12219 chromosome 19, Xiphophorus_hellerii-4.1, whole genome shotgun sequence contains these coding sequences:
- the zfp36l1a gene encoding mRNA decay activator protein ZFP36L1a, whose product MTTAVVSPFFDFDMINKNNKFSYSNNLGGPHPVSVPCTGTSVPLSNATGSLLDRKAVGSPAMASVFHRRHSVSSTKFSQNQFLNSLKTVEHSSLISGAGNASSNNKESRLRDRSFSETGERLLNKCLGPSSPTCGGGGSSPVNSSRYKTELCRPFEENGTCKYGDKCQFAHGVHELRSLSRHPKYKTELCRTFHTIGFCPYGPRCHFIHNAEERRGPPQQSSPLNSSNKMERPRLQHSYSFAGFSSSGGLRDSPTSVTPPPMFFPDEVPNWPSSNPFTYSSQELANLFGPSLSAGTAGAEPNSAAPPSPTGTPYFFRPMLESPPLFETPSSPPDSLSDQEGYQSSSGSESPSLDNSRRLPIFSRLSISDE is encoded by the exons ATGACCACAGCCGTGGTGTCGCCTTTCTTCGACTTTGACATGATAAACAAG aACAATAAATTCAGCTACAGCAACAACCTGGGGGGCCCTCACCCAGTGTCTGTTCCTTGCACTGGCACCAGCGTGCCCCTCTCCAACGCCACCGGATCCCTGCTGGACAGGAAGGCGGTGGGATCCCCCGCAATGGCAAGCGTGTTCCATCGGCGTCACTCTGTCAGCAGCACCAAGTTCAGCCAGAACCAGTTTCTGAACAGCCTGAAGACGGTGGAGCACTCCTCACTCATCTCAGGGGCTGGCAACGCCAGCAGCAACAACAAGGAGTCCCGCCTGCGAGACCGCTCCTTCTCTGAGACGGGGGAGCGGCTCCTCAACAAGTGCCTGGGGCCCTCCAGCCCGACGTGCGGTGGCGGCGGCAGCAGCCCGGTGAACTCCAGCCGTTACAAAACGGAGCTGTGCAGGCCCTTCGAGGAGAACGGCACCTGCAAGTACGGCGACAAGTGTCAGTTTGCCCACGGGGTGCATGAACTGCGCAGCCTTAGCCGTCACCCCAAATACAAAACCGAGCTGTGCCGCACCTTCCACACCATCGGCTTCTGCCCCTACGGGCCGCGTTGCCACTTCATCCACAATGCTGAGGAGCGTCGCGGACCTCCGCAGCAGTCCTCCCCTTTAAACTCTTCCAACAAGATGGAGAGGCCCCGGCTGCAGCACAGCTACAGCTTCGCCGGCTTCTCCAGCTCCGGAGGACTTAGGGACAGCCCGACCTCGGTCACCCCGCCGCCCATGTTCTTCCCAGACGAGGTCCCAAACTGGCCCAGCAGCAACCCTTTCACCTACTCCAGCCAGGAGCTGGCCAACCTGTTTGGGCCGAGCCTAAGCGCCGGTACGGCAGGCGCGGAGCCAAATAGCGCCGCGCCGCCCTCTCCGACTGGCACGCCTTACTTCTTCAGACCCATGTTGGAGTCCCCTCCGCTGTTCGAAACCCCTTCTAGCCCCCCAGACTCTCTGTCAGACCAGGAAGGCTACCAGAGCAGCTCTGGCTCCGAATCGCCCTCGCTGGACAACAGCCGCCGCCTTCCCATCTTCAGCCGCCTTTCCATCTCTGATGAGTAA